The DNA region GTCGGCCACCCGGCTGGGCAGGTCGGCGGACGCCGCCTTGGGCGCCGGCTGCGGCTCCTGCGCGGGCTGGGGGCGCGGCGTCGCCGGGATGGCTTCGGCGCGGCGCCCGGAGAGGATCCAGGTGTCCTTGCTGCCGCCGCCCCGCTGCATGGAGACGACCAGCTTCCCGGATTCGGTGGACACGCGGGTCAGGCCGCCGGGCATGACGGTGTAGCTGCCGTCCGGACGGGCGCAGAGGAAGACGCGCAGCACCAGCGGGCGCGGCTGCAGCCGCCCGCCCTGCCAGACCGGCGCGGTGGACAGGGCCAGCCGCTCCTGCGCGACGTAGCACCAGGGGCGGGCCTTGATGCGCTCCACCAGCGCGGCGCGTTCCGCCGCCGACAGGTCGGCGCCGAAGATCGGCTCGAAGGACAGGGACGGGAAGGCCGGCTTCACCACCAGCCCGTCCAGATGCTCGATGACGTAGGCGCGCTCGTCGTCGTTGCCGCACCACCAGACGGCGACGCCCGGCATCTTCAGCTCCTCGCCGAGCAGATGGCGGCAGAGCATGGGGAGCGACGGCTTGACCGCCATGGATTCCAGGAAGCCGGAGCCGAGCGAGTTGGCCACGACGACGTTGCCGGCGCGCACCGCCTCGATCAGCCCGGCCACGCCCAGCGAACTGTCGGCGCGCAGCTCCAGCGGGTCGGCGAAATCGGCGTCCAGGCGGCGCAGGATGACGTCCACCGGTTCCAGCCCCGACAGGGTCTTCAGAAAGACCTGACGGTCGCGGACGGTCAGATCCGCCCCTTCCACCAGCGTGATGCCGAGATAGCGGGCGAGATAGACGTGCTCGAAATAGGTCTCGTTGTAGGGGCCGGGCGTCAGCAGGACGATCCGCGGCTGGTCGCGGCGCGGGCTCAGCGACAGCAGCGTTTCCTTGTACGCTTCGAAGAAGGGCGACAGATGCTCCACCTGACAGTGGCGGAAGCTGTCCGGCAGGACCTTGGCCAGCACCGCCCGGTTCTCCAGCGCGTAGCCGCTGCCGCTCGGCGCCTGGGTGCGATCGGACAGCACCCACCAGCGCCCGTCCGGCGCGCGGGCGAGGTCCGCCGCGTAGAAATGCAGGTGGATGTCGTTGGGCACCGGAATGCCGTGCACGGCGCGGCGGAATCCGGGATCGGCGTGGATCACCGCCGGGGACAGCCGCCCGCTGCGCGTCAGGGTCTGCGGCCCGTAGATGTCGGCCAGGACGGCGTTCAGCAGCGTGGCGCGCTGGATCAGGCCCGATTCGACCGCCTTCCACTCGTGGGAGGGGATCAGCAGCGGCACCATGTCGAGCGGCCAGGGCCGCTCCATCCCCTTGGGGTCGCCGTAGATGTTGTAGGTGACGCCGTTCTGGTGCAGCAGGCGCCGCGCCTCCTCCCAGCGTTCGGCCATCAACTCCGGGTCGAGGGGACCCAGCGTGCCCATGAAGGTCTGCCAGTGCGGGCGCAGGCGGCCCTGGCCGGTGACCATCTCGTCATAGACCTCGCCGCGGCCGTAGCCCATGGCGTCGGCCTCGCCGAACAGCGATCCCTGGAGGAACGGCACCGGACGCAGCCCCGGAGGAGGGGGCGCGCTGGGGTCAGGAAAGGGCGAATCGCGGTCAGCCAAGGTTCGGATCGTACGTTCACGGCGGTGCAATGCGCAGCAAGTGTGAACGCCCGGTCCCGCCGATGCAAGCGGCGCATCGGTGCCCCCCGGCCGAAAGGCGTATTCCGGCCGGGGGGATGCCTGGTCAACCGCGCCGCAGGTCCAGGGTCATCGGGAACTGCGGGTTGCGCTCCTCCGCCGGTGCGTCCATCGGGCCGGGGGTGTGGCCGAAGGGGAAGAAGCGGGCGAGGCGCCGCCCCTCCGCCTCGTTGGCGTTGACCGGGAAGGTGTCGTAGTTGCGCCCGCCCGGATGCATGACGTGGTAGGTGCAGCCGCCGATGGAGCGGCCCGCCCACAGGTCCAGGATGTCGAAGACCAGCGGCGTGTGCACCGGGATCGTCGGGTGCAGACAGGAGGGTGGCTGCCACGCCCGGTACCGCACGCCGGCCACGAACTCGCCCTCCGTCCCGGTGGGGATCAGCGGCACGCGGCGACCGTTGCAGGTGATGGCGTAGCGCGCGTCGGTCAGGCCGGCGACCCGCACCTGAACCCGCTCGACCGAGCTGTCGACGTAGCGCACGGTGCCGCCGCCGCCCGGCTCCTCGCCCAGGACGTGCCAGGGCTCCAGCGCCATGCGCAGTTCCAGCGAGATGCCGCGCTGGTTGACGTGGCCGTAGACCGGGAAGCGGAAGTTCATGTGCGGGTCGAACCAGCGCTCCTCGATGGGATAACCGTGGTCGCGCAGGTCGGCGACGACGTCCGCCAGGTCCTGCTGCACGAAGTAGGGCAGCATGAAGCGGTCGTGCAGCTCCGTCCCCCAGCGCACCAGTTTGCCCTTGTAGGGCGCTTTCCAGAAGCGCGCGACCAGGGCGCGCAGCAGAAGCTGCTGGGTCAGGCTCATTTCCGCGTGGGGCGGCATTTCGAAGGCGCGGAACTCGACCAGCCCGAGCCGCCCGGTGGAGCTGTCCGGCGAATAGAGCTTGTCGATGCAGAACTCGGCCCGGTGGGTGTTCCCCTGCACGTCGGTCAGCAGGTTGCGCAGCACGCGGTCGACCATCCAGGGCGGGCAATCGCCCGTCGCGGCGGCCTTGTCGATCTGGTTGAAGGCGATCTCCAGCTCGTAGAGAGCGTCGTCGCGGGCCTCGTCCACGCGCGGCGCCTGGCTGGTCGGGCCGATGAACAGGCCGGAGAAGGCGTAGGACAGCGATGGGTGGTTCTGCCAGAAGGTGATCAGGCTGCGCAGCATGTCGGGCCGCCGCAGGAAGGGGCTGTCCGCCGCGGTGGCACCGCCCATCACCACATGGTTGCCGCCGCCGGTGCCGCAATGGCGCCCGTCGATCATGAACTTCTCCGCACCCAGCCGCGACTGGCGGGCATCCTCGTAAAGCTCCAGCGTGTTGCGGACCAGCTCGTCCCAATTGTGCGAGGGATGGATGTTCACCTCGATCACGCCGGGGTCGGGGGTGACGGCCAGCGAGTTCAGGCGCGGGTCCTTCGGCGGCTGGTAGCCTTCGATCACCACCGGCATGTCCAGCTCGACCGCCGTCGCCTCGATCTCCGCCAGCATCGCCAGATAGTCCTCCAGCGTGTTCATCGGCGGCATGAACAGGTGGATGCGGCCGTTGCGCGCCTCGCAGGTCAGGGCGGTGCGGACCACCCACCACGCCGACTTGCCGTGCTCCGGCATCTCGCTGCGCACCTCGGCCATGGCGCGCTGGACGCGTTCGTTGCGTCGGGAGGCGTCCTGCCGTTCGGCCTGCTCGCGCAGCGCGTGCTGGCGCAGCGGCACCCGGTTGGGCGGCAGCGGCGCCCGCTCCTCGAACGGGTCGGTCTCCCAGGAGTAGGGATAGTCCTGCGGCGCCACCCAGGGCAGCGAGCCGAGCGGCAGGCGGTAGCCGACGGGGCTGTCGCCCGGCATCAGCAGCAGCCGTTCCTGGCGCAGCGGCCAGGCGCTGGACAACCACACCGGCCCCTGCTGGGTCATCTTGCGGTTGATCGGCAGGGCGAAGCCCACCGGCTCGTTCAGGCCGCGGGTGAAGACGTGGGCGAGGCGCGCCCGCTCCTCCTTGTCCTCCAGCTTGCTGTCCAGCGGATCGACGTTGACCGGCAGCAGCGATTCGCGGCGCAGGTAGTGCCACGGGTCCTCGTAGGCGGCCAGCACCAGCGCCGGGTCGAGCCCCAGCTTCTTGGCCAGCGTGACCAGGAAGGCGCCGGCGTCCTCCGCCGTGTGGCCGTAATCGGTGTCCTCGCGGGCCAGCAGGTCGCTGTTCGCCCACAGCGCCTCGCCGTCGCGGCGCCAGTAGACGGTCATCGCCCAGCGCGGCAGCGATTCGCCGGGATACCATTTGCCCTGGCCGAAATGCAGCAGCCCGCCCGGAGCGAAGCGGTTGGCCAAACGGTGCACGAGGTCGGCGGCGAGCTTGCGCTTGTTGGGCCCGAGCGCCGTGGTGTTCCACTCCGCCCCGTCCATGTCGTCGATGGACACGAAGGTCGGCTCGCCGCCCATGGTCAGGCGCACATCGCCGGCAGCCAGTTCCTCGTCGATGCGGTGGCCCAGCGCCTCGATCCCCGCCCATTGCCGGGGCGTGTAGGGCTTGGTGACGCGCGGCGCCTCATAGATGCGGGTGACCGACATCTCGTGCCCGAACTCCACCTCGCACTCGTCGATGAGGCCGGAGATGGGGGCGGCGGAGGACGCATCGGGCGTGCAGGCCAGCGGGATGTGCCCTTCGCCGGCCAGCAGGCCGGAGGTGGGGTCGAGTCCGACCCAGCCGGCGCCGGGCAGGAACACCTCGGTCCAGGCGTGCAGGTCGGTGAAGTCCTCTTCCGGACCGGACGGGCCGTCGAGCGCCTTCTGGTCGGCGGTGAGCTGGATCAGGTAGCCGGAGACGAAGCGCGCCGCGAGACCGAGGTTGCGCAGGATCTGCACCAGCAGCCACGCCGAATCGCGGCAGGAGCCGGTGCGCTTGCCCAGCGTCTCCTCGCAGGTCTGGATGCCGGGTTCCAGGCGGATGACGTAACCGATGTCCTTCTGGAGGCGCTGGTTGATGTCGACCAGGAAGTTGATGGACGCCGCCGGTTCCCGCGAAATGCCGGTCATGTAGTCGGCCAGCAGCGGCCCCGGCTCCTCCACCTCCAGGTAGGGGCGCAGCTCGCGCTCCAGCCAGGGCTCGTAGGCGAAGGGGATGGTCTGGGCCTTCTCCTCCAGGAAGAAGTCGAAGGGGTTGATCGCCGCGATCTCTGCGACGAGATCGACCTCGACGACGAATTCGCGGGTCTGTTCCGGGAAGACGAAGCGGGCCTGATAGTTGGACTGCGGGTCCTGCTGCCAGTTCAGGAAATGATGCTTCGGGGTGACGCGCAGCGAGTAGCTGAGGATCGGGGTGCGGCAGTGGGGAGCCGGGCGGAGCCGGACGATCTGTGGCCCCAGATTGACCAAACGGTCGTAACGGTAGACGGTCTTGTGGTTGAGAGCGACGTGGATCGCCATGAAGTTCCACCCGTTGTCTGCGCTGGCCGGTCCCCTGCGGCTCTCCGCCGCACGGACAAGGGCATAGTACCATCGAAGAGTTCGCGCAGACCAGAGCGCCTTCGCAAACGCGGCACGAACTGGTTGCACAAAAAACATGCAGTGCCAGAGTGGATCGGTTGCGTCTTTCATCACCGCCCGGCCCGCTTTATAAAGACCTGATCCCTGACCGTCGGCCCTGTCCGCCGGACGGGAGCGACCCAGGCAGAGTGTGAATCGGAAATGGCGACGCTGGCGGGCCTGTCCTTGGGTGGCGGTGCTTCGGCGGGCGACGGAGCGCCCGGCGGTGCCACGCGCGGCGTCGTCACCGGCAAATACTTCAATTTCAACCCGCTGCCACCGCCGCCGGACATGCTCGGCAACCCGCTGGTCGTCGCCAACCTGCCGACCCACAAGGCGCCGAAGGAGACGTGGCGCAACCGGTGGCAGCGCCGTCTGGCCCGTTTCCACATCGGCAAGCAGTCCGCCCAGGTGAAGCGGCGCTGGAAGATCCAGGACACCATCTCCTCGGTGATCGCCTCGGTGTCGCCGGCGGCGACCATGCTGGGGGAGCGGGGGGGACGGGAAAAACGTCCGGCGTCGAGCGTTCCGGTCATCGTGGTCCGTCATCCCTATCATCTCCGCCATGTCTTCGAGATGATCCTGCAGACTCCCGACGATCTCGCGGCGGAGCGGCGCTTCCTCGAACTGCTGATGGGGCGCGTCCTGCGCAAATACGGGGAGCAGCTTACCCAGATCCGCGGCTCCGCCTTTTCCTTCGAGAACGAGGCGCGGGAATATTTCTTTGCCGGTTTCAAGCTGGAACGGCAGATTAAGAAATACACCAGCCCCGACGAGCGCTTCGCCGCGCTGCAGTCGATCTATGTCAATTATTTTCACGGGCGGAACTATTACCTCTACGCGCTGCTGCGCCGGGAGAAGCTGGCGCCGGACAACAAGCTGTTCATGCTGAACTCGCGCGCCGTCTACTTCATGGCGCGGATCGGCTGGAACGGGGAGCTGCTGGACAAGCCCAACCCGCGCTCCCTGCCCAGCCGCGAGGACATCTTTTTCCTCGTTCAGCGTGACAAGACGGTCCTGACGCGCTATCGCAGCGACCAGGATTTCCAGAGGCAGGTGAAGGCCGTCCTGGAAGCGTTTCCGGCGTAAGGGATGGGTGCGATGCGGGCAGCGATTCTTCTGGCGGGCATGCTGATGGCCGGAACGGCCATGGCGGCGGACACCAGCGGGGAGGCTGCCAAGCCCGCGGAGTGCGCCGGCGAAACGCCGGTTGCGTTGCTGCTCTGCAGGGACGCGGCCCTCGCCGGCGCCGGCGACAAGCTCGATTCGGCGCTGCGGGCGCTGTCCGACGAGGCCGGGAAGGCCGGGGAGGAGGCGGTCGCCGCCGGCCAGCGCGCGTGGGTCCAACGGCGGGACGCCGCCTGTCCGGTGGCGGAGGCCGATCTGGCCGACCCTAAGAAGGGCAAGGACCGCGCCTCCTGTCTGGCGCGCCAGATCGCCGAGCGCACCAAGGCGCTGGAGACCGAACTGGCCGCCCGCCGCGCCCCGGTGGCCGACGAGCCGCTGACCATTTCGGCCGCAGCCCCGCAGCGGCCGGCTCCGGCCAGCCTGCCGGGAACGGCGAGACCGGGCGCGGCGAAGCGCGCGGCTGACCTGCCGGCCCTCACCGGCCGCTGGGCCAAGGCCGATCCGGCCACCCGCACGCCGATCGACGATTGCCGGACCTCCTACCTGGAGATCACCAGCGACGGCGGCTTCAGCCTGCACGACCCGCGCATCGCGGCCTTCCCGTTGGAGGGCCCCCTGGCGCCCGGCGAGGGCGATCTGGCGGACGGTCTGTCCTTCGGCGGGGAGGAAGGGTTGCCGGAAGGCGTGCTGCGCCTGGACGCCGCCGAGGCGCCGCGGCTGGACCGTCTCTTCCTGACACTGGACCCGCCGGCGTTCGGCGCCACCTTCGTCCGCTGCCGGTAACGCCGGCTTCAGGGTTTCACGGGGCGAGCGGTTCCAGGCGCAGGCGCAGGGTGCCGCTCAGCTCCCCGCCCGGTTCGAGACGGCGCAGGCCGGTATCGGGCTCCTCCGGGCGGTTGACCGCATCGGTCATGTGGGACACCGGTTCGACACAGAGATAAGCCGCGTCCGGCGGGGCGTAGACGATGAGATGGCCGAACGGCCCCTCCGTCTCGATCGACAGCCGCCGGCCGAGAGTCGGCCAGTCCAGCGCCGCCTTGCCGTCCCAGCCGGTGAAGCCGTTGTCGAGAACGGTCCGGTCCATGACGATCCCGTCCGTGAAGGCCCAGCCGGGCGGCACGGCGGCGCGCTCCACCGGAAGGATGGTCGGGCCGTTCAGCCAGACGCCGCCGACGCGGGCGGTCAGCCGGGTGCCCGGCGGCTTCGGAAAATACGGGTGCAGCCCGATCCCGGCGGGCATCGGCGTGTCGTCCTCGTTGACGAGGGAGAGGGTCAGGCTGGCCCCGTCCTCCTCCAGCGCCACGGTTTGCGTCGCGCGGTAGCGCCAGGGCCAGGCGTCGGCAGGGTGTCGGAAAACCATGCGCACGGCCGATTCGGTGGCCTCCTCGACCGTCCAGGCGGCGCGCCAGCCATGGCCGTGGATGACGTGCGGGTTGCCGTCTCCGTCGAGAGGAAGCCGCACCCGGCGCCCGTCGAAAGTGAACTCCCCCCCGGCGATGCGGTTGGAAAAGGGCACCAGCGGAAAGCAGCCCATGTCGATGGCCGAGCCGTGGTGCAGCGCCCAGTCGGAGGCCGGGCGAAGCAGGTCGATCGTGCCGGTCGCGCCGCGCCAGGCGAGGCGGGACACGACGCCGCCGCGCCCTGGGCACAGCGTGCACTCCAGAGAACCGTTCGCAGCGCTGCGATTCAATGTGAGGGTGTGGGCGCCGATTCCCTGGTCCAACTCGACCTGCTGCATCCGGACCTCCTGCCGGCGGTGGTTGGGCGCCGGTATCGTCCGGGTATCGCACAGCCCGCAGGGGAAGGGAAGGGCGGTGCTGCGCGCAAAAGTGTGTCGTGAACCAAGCCCGATGGGCCCTTGCCACACCTTTGCGCTAGCGGTCCGGATCGCCGCGCAACCGGAGCGTTCGGCCATTTTGCCCCCCGTATACCGGCTGTTTACCGGATCGCCCTGATGATGGCAGACCGTCCACGCCATCCGCTGCCGTGCCGAATCCGCCAAAGGCCGCCCGTGTCAATGCCAGCCTCCAGGACGCCCGCTTCCGCAGGGGCACCCGGCCCCGTCGGCACGCTCGACGAGGCGGCGCTGTGCCACACGCTCGCCGATCATCATGGGGGGCCGGCGCGGATGGTCATCGGCATCGTCCTGCGTCCGCATCTCGACGGCCTTGTGCTGACCCCGACGGAGTTGATCCACAACAGCCGGCATCTGAAGGCGCTTCAGCTCAAGACCACGCTGATGGACTCCGCCCTGGGGCGGGTCGCGACGGTGCAGGCCCGCCTTCCCGGTCAGGAGGCCAAGGCCCGCCGCCGCGCGCTGGACAGCGCGGTTGCCGAAACCACGGCGAAGGCGCGCGCCGCCCAGACCGCCTTCGCCGGGCAGACGCGGGGGCGTGCTCTCATCGACTCGATCCTGCGCGCCGCGCCGGGAAAGTCGCCGACCGGCGACGCCGGGTTCGACCTGCGGGCGGCGCTCTCCATGGAACTGGAGGAGTGCCGGACCTGGACGTCGAAGCTCGACGCGTTGATTCAGCTCTTCCCGGCGGAGCGGCAGGATGCGCTGTCCGTGGCTCTGGATGAGCTGATCGGTGATGTGCTGGCCTCGCCCGCCGCCACGCAGGAGCTGTTCGGGAACACACCGGCCGGCGGGGCGCCGCTGGTGACGCTGTGCAACCTTCTGTTCGGGCGTGTGCCGATGGACGCGTTCGGGCCGAACCGGCTGGGCGTCCTCAATGGCCTGTTCCGCCAGGGCCGCCTCCCCGCCGCCCGCGGCATGGTGCTGGACCGCATCCGGCGCCAGCTCCGCGCGCCGCAAGCGCTTGGACGCGGCACGGCGGAACAGGAGTCGGACCTGCTGCGCACGGTGATGGGGCATCTGCTGTCCCCGGCTGGGCTGACCGGTGGAGGAGCGATGGCCGACGCCCTGACGGTCCGCTACTCCCGCCGGTTGGAGCAGGGCGGGGCGAGCGCCTACCGGCGTTCCATCGTCGGGCTCAGCGAAACGCAGGCGGACCTGATCTGCCGGATCCATTATCTGACCGCGGTTTCCGCGGTGCCCGCCGCGGAGCGGCACAGGGGCGAGATCGTGGACGCTCTGGACGCCGCGCTCAAGAACGAGCTGCTGGTGGAGAACATGGTGCTCCAGACTCCCGACACGGCGCTGGTCCGGCAGGCCCTGGCCGGCGCCGTGGAGGCCATTCGGGGGGCTGCCCTGCCGGACCAGGACCGGGAGCGGATCGCCGCCCGCGCGGCCTCGGTGGTCGACGAGTTCGTCCGCCGGGGCCGGCTCGTCCAGCGGCTGCGCCAGATCGAACCGCTGCCGCGCCGCCGCATCATCCGACTGGCGGAACTGGCCTGCTGCGGTCTGGTCGGTGATGACGGGGCGCTTTCGGTCCTGCGCCAGCACATCCTGGAAACGGTCCGCCAGCCGCAATTCCAGGCCGAGCTGGCCGCGGCCCAGGGCGACGACATCGCCCAGGCGGAGGTCCGGCGCCTCTATGAATTGCTGGACCGGCTGAGCCAGATGCCGCTGCCTTCGGCCAAGCCGTCGCCGGCTCCTCAGTCGCTTGCCGTCCAGTCGGGACCAGGCTCCGCCTTCGAGCCCTGTGGGGCAACGGCGCTGCCGACCGTCGTCGCGCCGCTGGTCCGCGGCCTCGCTCCTCCGGCCGGTGCCGCCGCGCTGACGGTGGAGTTGCCGGTGACCGCGGCCGCGTCGGGCCTGTGCCCGGCCTGCTTCGGGCCAAAGGCTCCGCGCGAGACCTGCCGGGATTGCGGATATCCGGTCCGCGGCCAGAACCGGGCCGGCATCCATCTGCTCCCAGGCACGCGGCTGCTGGGGCGCTATCTCGTCGGCCGGGTCCTGGGGCAGGGGGGATTCGGAGCCACCTATCTCGGCTGGGACGAGCGGCTTCAGATCAAGGTGGCGGTGAAGGAGTTCTATCCGGCCAATCTGGTGTCCCGCGCCGCAGGATCGCCGGGAGTCGTTCCCTTCTCCGACGAGCACGCGCGGGGCTTTGCCGCCGGGCTGGCGAAGTTCCTGGAGGAGGCGCGGATGCTCGCCCGCCTGCGCGAGGTGAAGGAGATCGTCAGCGTTCAGGATTTCTTCGAGGAGAACGAGACCGCCTATCTCGTCATGGAGTTGCTCGACGGACGGACCCTGAAGCGGCATGTCGCCGATAGCGGCGGCCGGCTCGTGGCGCGGCAGACGCTGACCCTGCTGTCGCCGATCATCAAGGCGCTGCACGCCGTGCACGAACAGGGACTGATCCACCGCGACATCAGCCCGGACAACATTTTCCTTACCAGCTCCGGCGAGCGCAAGCTGCTGGATTTCGGCGCGGCGCGCCACGCCGCGGGCAAGAGCGCCGACCTGACGGTGATCCTGAAGCCGGGCTACGCGCCGCCGGAACAGTACGCGCCGGATGGGAAGCAGGGGCCTTGGACGGACGTCTACGCGCTGTGCGCCACCGTCTACTACGCGCTGACCGGAAAGACCCCGCCCGACGCCACCAGCCGCTTCATGAACGATCGGGTGCCCCGTCTGGCCGAGGGTGGCGCCACGGTGCCGCCGGGGTTCGAGAAGGTGCTGCTGAGTGGCCTGTCCATGCGCTGGCAGGATCGGCCCCGCAGCATGCGGGATCTCCTGGTGGCGCTGACCGCGGCGATGAACGGGCCGTGACGGCCCCAACCGGTTTGGCAGGAAACGGGGCGGCGCGCGGTTTCACCGCCCCAATCGCCTGAACGGGACCGCCGCGGTCGGCGATCCCGAACCGCCGCCGTTACTTGGCGTCGGCGGCAACCTGCATCTTGACGATCTTGTCCGGGTCGCTGACCTGCCCGTTGCGGGACTGGCTGCCCTTCTTGATCTTGTCGACGAATTCCATGCCTTCGACGACCTTGCCCCAGACGGTGTACTGCTTGTCCAGGAACGGGGCCGGGGCGAAGCAGATGAAGAACTGGCTGTCGGCGCTGTCCGGGTCCGGCGTGCGGGCCATAGACAGCGTGCCGCGGACATGCGGCTCGCCGCTGAACTCGGCCTTCAGCTTCTTGCCGGAGCCGCCGGTGCCGGTGCCGGTCGGGTCGCCGGTCTGGGCCATGAAGCCGTCGATCACACGGTGGAAGACGACGCCGTTGTAGAAGCCCTGGCGGGTCAGTTCCTTGATGCGGGCGACATGGGTCGGTGCCAGGTCGGGCCGCAGTTCGATGACCACGCGGCCGTCCTTGAGGTCGAGATAGAGGGTGTTTTCCGGATCCAAGGCCTTGGCCTCCCCCTGAGCGAAGATGAAAGTGGCGAACAGTGCCGCCATGAGAATGCGCGTCCACCGCAACATGCGAAACACTCCGATGTGCCGATTCCGCGGACGCGACCATAGGGGAAACCGACGCGGATGCAAAGACGCCCTGCGGGGCTGCCTTCATCGGCGGATGTCCGACCCTTGGCGCACCGCCGGCCAACCGTTGTCGCAGCTCTGCACGGTCGCGCCGCGCCCGCGATGGACGATAGACTGCCCTTCGGGTGTTCATACCCGAAAGAGACCGATGGCCAATTCGACGGCGAGGGGCAGGGCGTGCGGCAGCAAAGCTTGCGGTGGTTGAGGCGATGTCTGGTGCTGGTCAAGCTGGCGCTGATCGGCGGGGCGGCCGCCCTGTTCGTCGAGCACCGGACCGATCTGGCCGGCACCGCCGCCACCCAGGCGCTGCGCCGCGCCGGATTTCCGGACGCCGTCGTGACGGTGACCGATCTGTCGGTGGAGCGGACCCGCGCCCTGGTCCGGCTGGACCGTCAGGGGACGGTCGGGGGAACCCTCATCGTCCGTCACCCTCTGGACG from Azospirillum brasilense includes:
- a CDS encoding peptidylprolyl isomerase, giving the protein MAALFATFIFAQGEAKALDPENTLYLDLKDGRVVIELRPDLAPTHVARIKELTRQGFYNGVVFHRVIDGFMAQTGDPTGTGTGGSGKKLKAEFSGEPHVRGTLSMARTPDPDSADSQFFICFAPAPFLDKQYTVWGKVVEGMEFVDKIKKGSQSRNGQVSDPDKIVKMQVAADAK